The following coding sequences are from one Oncorhynchus clarkii lewisi isolate Uvic-CL-2024 chromosome 20, UVic_Ocla_1.0, whole genome shotgun sequence window:
- the LOC139377339 gene encoding homeobox protein engrailed-2b-like, giving the protein MEENSNGNREHQDSGEESNRAILPLLQAPGNQQPHRITNFYIDNILRPDFGRRKDGTFNYDENHLNGRENIPGLPPKSGQFGGTVSGEGTSNSRSVSEPKKADIVADTLLKPGEEIGDQCLSSDSESSHANSAPSSKPMLWPAWVYCTRYSDRPSSGPRSRKPKKSTTTTTPSKDDKRPRTAFTAEQLQRLKTEFQTNRYLTEQRRQSLAQELGLNESQIKIWFQNKRAKIKKATGNKNSLALHLMAQGLYNHATSSKDEKSDSD; this is encoded by the exons ATGGAAGAAAATTCTAATGGCAATAGAGAGCATCAAGATTCGGGCGAAGAGTCCAACAGAGctattcttcctcttctccaaGCACCTGGGAACCAGCAACCGCACAGGATCACCAACTTTTATATTGATAATATTTTACGACCAGACTTTGGACGGAGGAAAGATGGGACTTTTAATTATGATGAGAATCACCTCAATGGACGAGAGAATATTCCTGGCCTTCCCCCAAAATCTGGGCAGTTCGGTGGGACGGTGTCAGGGGAAGGAACATCGAATTCTCGTTCAGTCAGTGagccaaaaaaagcagatattgTTGCAGATACGCTTCTCAAGCCCGGAGAAGAAATTGGAGATCAGTGCCTGAGCTCCGACTCGGAAAGTTCTCATGCCAATTCTGCACCTTCGTCGAAACCTATGCTCTGGCCAGCCTGGGTGTATTGTACAAGATATTCGGACCGACCATCATCAG GGCCAAGATCTCGAAAACCAAAGAAGTCGACCACGACAACGACACCAAGCAAGGATGACAAGCGTCCAAGAACGGCCTTCACAGCAGAACAGCTCCAGAGACTAAAAACGGAGTTTCAGACTAATCGGTACCTGACCGAACAGAGAAGACAAAGTCTGGCACAAGAACTCGGCCTCAACGAATCTCAAATTAAAATCTGGTTTCAAAACAAGAGGGCCAAAATAAAGAAGGCTACTGGAAATAAAAACTCTTTAGCCTTGCACCTGATGGCACAAGGACTATACAATCATGCCACATCATCTAAGGATGAAAAATCAGACAGCGATTGA
- the LOC139376109 gene encoding protein canopy-1-like: MASWIIKIAFMAMSILIETTEGKKDKVLYCSACRAIVDELNYSISQIDPKKTINVGAFRLKPDGSLTDKKVPLARSETNLSELLDGVCGSMSDYALHVDPDTKKKQYKRFAPRSSDAGDFPDFNNFKFDGPEGSNALQFACESIVEEFEDDIISLFAKETDHVVDKLCNEVSDHCKGTKFQSDEL, encoded by the exons ATGGCATCATGGATTATAAAAATTGCCTTTATGGCAATGAGTATCTTAATCGAAACTACCGAAGGGAAAAAAGACAAGGTGCTGTATTGTTCAG CATGCAGGGCTATTGTTGATGAGCTCAATTATTCAATCAGTCAGATTGATCCGAAGAAGACCATCAATGTGGGAGCCTTCAGACTCAAGCCTGATGGGAGCCTGACTGATAAAAAG GTCCCTCTTGCTAGATCTGAGACCAACTTGAGTGAGCTTCTGGATGGAGTTTGTGGTAGCATGAGTGACTATGCTCTTCATGTGGACCCAGACACCAAGAAAAAGCAATACAAAAGATTTGCTCCAAGAAGTTCTGATGCCGGGGATTTTCCTGATTTTAACAATTTCAAGTTTGATGGCCCAGAGGGATCCAATGCCCTACAATTTGCG TGTGAAAGCATTGTGGAGGAATTTGAAGATGATATCATCTCTCTTTTTGCCAAAGAGACAGACCATGTGGTCGACAAGTTATGCAATGAAGTATCAG ATCACTGTAAAGGCACAAAATTCCAGAGTGACGAACTATAG